Below is a genomic region from Methanolobus sediminis.
GCTGCGGTTGCAGTTGCAACACTTGTGAAGGCTATCGAAGCTGGAACTGTAAAACCGGATGAAAAAATAGTCCTGAACATAACAGGCGGCGGACAAAAACGCCTGGCTCAAGATTATGAATTAAAACAATTACCTGTTTCACTCGAAGTGTCGGCAGAAGATGAAGATGCCGAAGACAGGGTAGTAAAAAAGGTAGCAGAAGTATTTGGAATTTGATGATTGGTGTTGCAATATGAGTGAAATAATGAATCTTACTATACTGGGCGGAGTCAACAAGGAAGGAGTTGACGAGCCTATAAGATCAGTCGAGATATCCCGTGGTGAGATCGTGGGCATTGTAGGTCCCACAGGCTCCGGGAAGAGTACTCTTATCGATGATATCGAACAGCTTGCTCAGGGTGACACCCCAACAGGAAGGACAATTCTTGTCAACGGGGAAAAGCCTGCTGCAAACATCCGTGTGGACCCACGTAAGAAACTTGTTGCTCAGTTATCCCAGAACATGCATTTCCTTGCGGATATGACCGTTGAGGAATTTCTGCAGATGCACGCACGCAGCAGGGGGAAGGATGAAAGCCTTGTCTCAAGGGTTATAGAACTTGCGAATACGCTCACAGGTGAGCCAATTGCTCCACACCATCACCTCACAGCTCTCAGCGGTGGCCAGTCCAGGTCACTTATGACAGCGGATATTGCAGTAATAAGCGATTCACCTGTGGTTCTCATTGATGAGGTTGAAAATGCAGGTATCAAGAAGCAGGAAGCTCTCCAGTTACTTGCGGGTGAGGGCAAGATCGTTGTTGTTGTCACACACGACCCGGTACTTGCCCTGATGTCCTCACGCAGGATAGTTATCAGGAACGGTGGTATGGTTGACATTATTACCACAAGCCAGGAAGAGCAGGATGTCTGCTGTAAGATAAGCGAAGTTGATAACTGGCTCATGTCCCTGAGGGAAACCATCAGGCGCGGCGATATTGTGGAGCAGGTTGCATGAAACTGGTAGTACTTGCAGGTACGCCGGGTTCAGGAAAGACCTCTGTTCTCTTACACACCATAAAAGCTCTCATGAGAAATGAGAAACGTCCTGCAGTTGTCAAGGTAGACTGTCTCTGGACCGATGATGACCAGCGTTTCAAGAGGCTGGACATCCCTGTGCATGTAGGACTTGCCAGGGATATGTGTCCTGACCATTTTACTATTTACAACACAGAAGAAATGCTCAGATGGGCTGAGGCAGAGGGTGCTGATGTTCTGTTGAGTGAAACCGCCGGGCTTTGCCTGCGCTGTGCTCCATATCCTGACGAATGTCTTGCTGTATGTGTAATTGATGTTACAACAGGTCCTAACACTCCACTAAAGGTTGGACCACTACTCACAACTGCCGACATAGTTGTCATGACAAAAGGCGACCTTGTTTCACAGGCAGAGCGTGAAGTATTCAGGGAACGTGTACTTGAGGTAAATCCTGGCTGTAACATTGTTGAAGCCAACGGACTGACCGGCAAAGGTGCTTTCGAACTTGCAGAACTTATCCGCTCCGGTCCTGATGCTGTTGACAATATGCTTCTGCGTTACAATCCACCACTTGCAATATGCTCTCTCTGCACAGGTGAGACCAGAGTTGCAAGAAAGCATCACATGGGAGTCCTGAGAAACCTTGACGGTTTCATGGAATACAAGGGGGAATAACCCTTGAGCGAAATTGAAAAACTGCTTCCGGGTTACAACTGTGGAAGTTGTGGCTTCCGTCAGTGCAGGGACTTTGCATCGGAACTTTCGGAGAAGAAAAATGCTGAAGACCTTCATAAATGTCCATTCCTTGCCCGTGACAATTTCAAGGATAATGTGGATAAGATCCTTGTTCTTCTTGGAAAAGATGTCCCGATGGCCGAAATGATCGTCGGCATTATTGATGGTCATGAAGCTGATTTTACACTTGCACCTCTCAGGGATGAATGTTCATGCAGGGAAGATATCCATCCATTTGACGGTTCCATTGAAATAGAGGTTGGTGACATACTTCGTTATAGGCCACTGGGATGTCCTGTAACCCACTTTGCAAAGGTCATTGACAAAATACCGGGGATATATACGGTTCACATGGTAGGACCACTTCACAGGCTTGGGAATGATGATTTCAAGTTCAAGGATGTTGGTCTCTGTATGATACTGGCCTTTGACGGTAAAGTGGCAAAGGGAATGATCCCTAAAGTAGGCCAGACAGTACGTTTCATACCCGAGTACTGCATGATGCAGAAAGTCCACTCCGGCATGGTTGTCGGAGTTGAAGGAAAGAACGTGCGTATTGAAGCTATTGATCTTAAAGTATGGTAAAGAATAGTGATTCTTATGACAGGTTTACCAAAAGTCCTCACTCCTTCCGAGGCTGTATTCAAAGGAATAAAAGATGCAGGAATTGATTTCATTGTGAGTGTTCCCTGTGCCAATCTCAAGGAACTCATTCCAATGGTTGATAAAGCTCCTGAAATTCTCCATCTTCCGGTAACCCGTGAGGAAGAAGGCGTGGGAATCTGTGCAGGAGCTTATATGGGTGGGAAAAAACCTGCTATGCTTATGCAGAATTCCGGTCTTGGAAATTCCATTAATGCTCTAGCATCGCTTAATCAGCTTTATGATATCCCACTTTTGATGATAATGAGCCACAGAGGCGTTGAAGGCGAACCAATTGTAGCTCAGGTTCCAATGGGTGAACTCACTCCCAAATTACTTGATACTATGGAGATTCCCTATTTTATGCCGGAAAGTGGTGTTGACCCGGCAGACCTTATTGCAAAAGCATGGAATACGGCAGTGGAGATGAAAAAACCAGTTGCTGTACTGTTACCAATTCCATTCTGGAGGAAACAGGCATGAAGCGCATAGATGCTATCAATGAGATTGCGGCAAAAGTAAAGGAAAGCAGCGCTCTGCTCATAGGCAATATCGGCATCCCATGTAAGGAGATCCATCATGTATGTGACGTTCCGACGAATTTTTACATGCTTGGCTCCATGGGACTTGCATCTTCAATAGGGCTCGGTCTTGCACTTGCACGACCTGATAAAAAAGTTGTCGCAATAGATGGTGACGGCTCCATTCTCATGAATATGGGAACCCTTGCAACCATAGCTACACAGAGTCCTGAAAATTACCTGCTGGTAATAGTTGATAACGGTGCTTACGGTTCAACAGGAAACCAGCCAACTGCCACTTCAATTGTCACTGACCTTGCAGCAGTTGCAAGAGGTGCTGGTAATAAGGATGTTTTTGAGGTTTCTACTCCAGAAGAACTTAGGGATGTGCTGAAAAGCACGGACAAAGGTATCATTGTTGCAAAAGCAGAACCTGGGAATACTGATGCACCGGTAATTGAAATGACACCTGAGGGAATAATTAAGAGGTTTATGGAGAAATCGGTTCTGTAAGCTTCATCTGAATTCAGTGATTATTCAGGTCAATAAAACATTCTTATGTTGGCATGGATAATAAATATTTTTTCCGAATATTGGCTATTGGTTCTGTTTTTAGTAGATTTTCTACGTAGTCATGAAAGATAATTTTGGATTACTAGAATCCACAAATTTCACTTTTTGTGTACAGTTTGATTAATGGCCATAATAATTAAATGGCATTGCAAATAAAATTATGATAATGTATTGAAATTATTAGGATGGGTGTTCAGTCTATTATGTCATTGACAAAACAAGGTAAAACAATAATTTTGCTGAGCATATTACTTTTGACTTTACTCACAGCTCTATATTTAAAATCAGATGAAATTAATGTCTATATTGAAGTCCATTTAAAAGACGCTGCTAATGACCCAACTCCTCCAGAAGTTATGCTTTCCTGGTACATGCCTCCTGATTTAGTAAATAAAGCTGTAAACCAATCACCATATTTCCCTTCAATCTCCAGATACTCAGGTTCGGTAAACTATACCAGAAGAACTATGATGACAGTATGGTACTTTGATAATTATGTCGATTTGAAAATTGGTGAGCAGGAGTTATACAATTATCTGGAAGAACATGGAAACTTACAAGATGGAACAGTAGACATTACCGAGACGCTTGAAGAAGTGGGTAATGATAATACCATATATGGTCCAACTGAGCTTAATGTAAGCATCTATGAAAGTAATGAAACATCAGGCTATTTTGCAGTCATCATTGAGCCATTTATGCAGAATCAAAGCGAGTATTATGTGATATATTATGGCACAAATGGAAAACCAATCGACGAACAAAATGAAACAATTAAAAAACTGATTTCAAAGGAATACTCAATGATAAATAAAAATGGATATGTCAGAGGCTTGCAGAATTACAGCTAATCTGACATTTTTATTATAGATGTTTACCATGTCGAAAAAAGCTTGTCACTAAAAAAGTTGAGTTAAGGATATATCCTCTCAACCATCTCATTGAGCTTGAATTCTCCGCTCAGTATCTTTTCTTTTAATTTTTCTGCCATTTCTTCCGCTCTCTTGCGGTCTGACTGGCGCAGGACAATAGGAACATCCTGGTGTTTTCCTTCAATTTCAAAGTGAAGGGTTCCAAGTTCGGCAGTGAAAACACCGCCAGGGCAGACAGTTGAGCAGAAACCGCAATTGAAGCACTTGTATCTGTTAAGCAATATTCTATCGTCTTTGCGCTGAATTGCTTCCATGGGGCAATCCCTGATAGGTTTGCAGACCTCACAATCAAGACATGCATCAGGATTGAAATTTATTGCACGGTCGGTACTCTTCCATGCGTCTGCGTAGGTGCTGCTGCCAATCATGACCCTTTTATCCACATCGTTCACAACCATTGGGATATCGCTGTCAGTTTGCAGGATAGCATCAAGTACGGACTGGCTTGTGACTGGTATTGCAACTGCCCATGATGCAATACACTCCGGTCCGGCAGATGTCTTGAATCCACCCATAAGAGCTGCATCCATCTTGTGCATATCGGCAACTCCTGTAAGATTTGGTTTTCCTGGACTGCTGCGTGTTCCTTCTCCGATAACAAAGCCTTCTGCTCCGTTCATGAGTACGCGTGTGCCAATTCCGATAGTATCCATTTTAGGGTCATTCTGCACCGGATTTATTTCTCCGCAACCGGAAAGGGTTGCACTGTGCATGTCAGGACTGAACTGGGTTGCATGGAAGATCGTGTTTACAGGTTTATCGGAACTGTTCACAAAAGCTGCATAATTCTTGAATGTATGTCTTGTAGCGTAGAGTTTTGCATAAGGCATGTCCTCCAGCTTAATCTTACTTTCAATTGCTTCATCTTCAGTTGTAACAACATCCACATCAATTTCCTTTCCTTCTGCAAGTTCCCTGAAAAGGTGGCCTGCACCATAATTATGTATAAGGATCGAATGTGCAGTTCCAAAAACAATAACATCAAGGATTCCAAGGCTTTCATTTGGGCAGGGTCCTACATGGGCAGGTACACCGTTTAAGAACACCTTTGATGCTTTCTTGAAGCATATCGGGGAGTTAATAGGAAAGGACAGGACAGCATAAGTCCCGCTCATAATGGCTCTTGTTGCAGTTGTAACAACATCCACATCCATGCTACGGACATCTTCTCCTTTGTCCACAAGTTCGGATATCTCCTGAGCTGTCATAACAACAGCTTCTTTCTTCTCTAATTTCTCCCTGATATCAGCTACTGAACGTTCCAAAAGTATCCCTCGTAAATGGTTATTATGTTGTGCTTCAATTGATATCTGGAACATGGCCCACTCTAAGAGCCAGAGCAAATATCAATCCAGCATAGGTAAATATGAGCTAAAAGTAAAAAAAGGTTGCAGCAATTGCTGCATTAATCTACGCCAAGTATGCTGGCAAGTTCCAGGCCTTCGCTTCCTAGTTCTGCAAGCTGGTCGAATGCCTCTTCCTTGGTGATGTATTTCTCGGTCCTGGTTCCGTCAGAAGCTTCGATCTTGATCGTGATCTCATTCTTGACATAACCTTTTTCCAGAGATTCGGTTACAATTTCACCATACTGCTCGGCAATGAGCTTCAGGCAGTCAAAAACTTCATTGTTGCGAACAGCATCCTGGCCATCAAGAAGTATCTGGGTTAGTTTCTGGTGCTTGATGAAAAGTTCCATGTACTTTCTGACATCGTTCACAATGCCTGCAATTTTATTGATGTCCAATGACTGTAAGAGTTTTTCATCACCAGTGATTTCAAATTCACCTTGGTATATCTGGTATGTGTCATTATCAGAAATAATCTTGAATTTCTGGTCACCTTTCTTGTTTTCAAAGCTCAGATCAACGTGTTTGTCACCATCGAAGTTCATTGAAGTTACGGCGTAATCAGAAACATCGATCATTTTAACCTTATTTTCTTTGGAAAAAATACCTGCTTTTGTCCAGGTTGGCAGGGATAATTCACCATAAACGTCCCTGATAATAAGTATATCATGAGCATAAACAAGGTCACAGGAATATTCCATCCCTGAGAACGATGCTTTAAGAATACCTTTTAAGGCTCCTTCTTTAGAAGACACCGAGTATGCTTTGTTCGCTCCGTAGATGCCGGATTCAAAAAGAGGATTCAGATTGTTCAGCAGGTCCATCTCTATCTTGTAGATGCCGCTTTCGGATTGTCTCTTGATCTGTTCCAACTTCAGGTTCAGTTCCTTGAGTCCTTTGTCTGCGGTCTCAACACATGCATCGATAACTGAGTTTCTGCATTCCAGAATTTCCTTATCTTCTGCACCTTTTGAACGGTCATCAACATACTGCTGGATGTCCTTGCTGAATTCTCCAATGGCTCTGATCCTTGCTTCAAGGGAGGATATTTCTTCAGTTTCCTCCTCGCTGAGCTCAATAGCAGAATTTTCAAGTGGCAGGACCTTCTTTGCCATTTCTATGAAGTTGTTAAGGTCCTGAATAAAATCTCTTTGTAAAGGTAATTCGGTAGAGTCCTGAAATGTGTATTTCATCCTAATCCCCGTATTGTTTTTAATCTTTTAATCTTATATTCTTGCAGACATAATATATAAATTACTACTCAGGGGATGAAGCATATTTTAAATTACGCTTCTGACCACTTCAAGTATCATGTTCATGTATTTTGTAGCACCGTTCTTCAGGTCCATTGGATGAAGTTCCTCGGATGCGAATACTCTCTCCAGTTCCTCATAACCCTTGCATACGAGGTTGCCACCGAACTTTTCAGGTCTTTCAAAGACAACTTTTTCATATCTTGGGCAAATATGGTATTTGAAAAGCTCCATTACAGGATTATCTTCAACCTGTCCGATAGGACAGAATGCTTTCTTCATCTTTTTCGTCAGGTCAGCTTCAGTATCGTCCACTGATATGAAGTTGTTATTTGATGAGGACATCTTCTCCCCGTCAAGACCGAGAAGTATTGGTGTGTGGATACAGAGAGGTGCTTTAAAACCAAGTCCTGGAAGCCCTTCCCTTCCAAGCATGTGGATCTTCCTCTGGTCAATTCCACCAACTGCAACGTCAACACCAAGCATTGCGATGTCAACTGCCTGCATGATTGGGTAGACCATCTGGGATACTGCCGGGTCATCCATCTTTCTTCCGACTTCATCCATACTCCTTGTTGCCCTGTTCAGGGTTGTGCTACGTGTAAGTTTCAGCACGTTAAGGATGTACTCCTGTCCGAGCTGGTAATCGGAACCATAGACGAACCTTGTGTTCTCCTCATCAAGTCCCAGCGCAATGAAGCATCTTTTGTTGTAATCTGCAATCTCACGTACCTCTTCAAGTGTTCCCTTCTTGTTGAGGTATGCATGTACGTCTGCAAGAAGTACAGTGATCTTAAAACCGGCTTTCTGAAGGTCGAGAAGCTTGTTCACAGTAAGAACGTGTCCCATATGGATCTTACCGCTTGGCTCATATCCGACATAGGCTGTAGGATGTTCCTTTGTTTCCAGAAGCTGTTTAAGTTCGTCCTCAGTCACTATTTCCTGCACATTTCTTTTTATAAGCTCAAGTTTATCCATAGGTTCACCTTATAAATCGTGGAATGTATAAACACATCTCTCTTTAAATGCTTTTTCTTCTTTTACTCGTCTGCGTTTTTAGCAAGGAGTTTCTCAAGAAAAGCCTCTCCTTCTTCAGAAGAGAATAAAGGAATGTCATAATCCGTAAACACTTTTGACCTTATGCTGGTGGTCTTGACATTAAGCTGAGGGTTGAATCCTTCTATCTCGTTCTCTTTTTTCATCACCATTATCCCACGCCTTTGCCATGTGGGAACTTTAGAGATGTTTATCCCTCTTTCAAAAAGCAACTCATGCATGTCAGATGCTCCCTTGTTCTTAAGCATCTTTGCAGCTTCATGTTCCTGCATACCCTCTGAAATCAGGGTATAGTATGCGTAGGAATTGATACAATTGCGCCATGCTTCATCCTGTCTCCAGATGAGATATTCACGAACATCTTCTTCATGGACTGGTATAATTCTCGAATCAAAGGAAACTGGTTCTTCAGGATTTAGTGCCATGCTAAAAGCACTGCTGATATAAGACGGAATTATCGAGTCCATTTTCTCGATTCTGCCGTCAAAGGCCTCATCCCTGAAAAAGAAACTAATCTCGTCAGAAAAAGTATAAGCAAAAACAGGGCTCAATCCGCTTTTCTTAAAAAAGGCCTCTATTGCCTCTACAATAGCGGATGTGAACCTTTCATCATAAGGTTTCTCAAAACCCATGCGTGACAGCGCATTCTTAAAATTCCTTCCATCAATGCGCACGACTACAGGCGGTATACAACGCAGATCCGAATAGATCTCTCGCCTTTTCATGGCTCAGTCTTCTTCTACCACTTTATTGGCTTTTCTGAACTTGTTTACAACATTTCTCACAAGTACGATATCTCCTGCGGTGATAACCCACCTGTAAGGAATTATAACTCCTCTTGAAGTTACGTCAAAAATATCTCTGTTGATGTCAGAAACAGCAATTCCTCTTACTTTTCTCTCGTCAACATCTAACACAAGGTCAGCGACCTTACCTACATATGTACCTGTTTCGGTATAAATGTTCAATCCAAAAAGTGAAGTTATGTCTGCACGCATGATATCCCTACCCTCTTTTATTTTACTTATATATGAATATTTGTATGTAAGTCGGAAATTTCGTGTCTTATGTCCTGTTTTGAGGACATTTTTTTTGATCTCTTACTTATGTCCTTATGGTTGCAATACCATTCTTTACTGCTTCAGCCGACCTTTGCAGAGCACTTGCTTCCCTCTCAGTGAGCTCCAGTTCGATGATTTCTTCAACTCCGCATCTTCCAAGTTTGACAGGCACACCAAGACAGATATCATGCTGCCCGTATTCACCATTAAGGAATGCAGATGCTGGGACTATTTTCTTTGTATCTTTAAGTATGGCTTCAACCATTATTGTGATGGCAGCAGAAGGTGCGTAGAATGCACTTCCGTTTTTTAGGTGACCCACGATCTCAGCACCGGCATTTATAGTCCTGTCAATTATTCTGTTGATGGTTTCATTATCCATGAGCTTGCTCAGAGGTATTCCCGAAACAGTTGAATACTCCGGGAGCGGAACCATTGAATCTCCATGCCCACCCAGTACCATGGCATCAACGTCCCTGACTGAACAGTTCATTTCCTTTGCAATGAAGGATGCAAAACGGCTTGAATCAAGAAGACCGCTCATTCCGAACACTCTGTTCCTGTCAAACTGGGTGCAGCGAAGTGCTGCGTAGGTAATGATATCAAGGGGATTTGTCACGGTCATTATAATAGAATCTGGTGCATATTTCTGGATATTCTCACAGACCTGCTGTGTGATCTTGATATTAGTTGCCAGCAGGTCACTCCTGTCCATCCCTGGCTTGCGTGCAATTCCCGCTGTTACCACGACAATATCTGAATCCGCGATGTCTGCATAGTCATTCGTCCCTGTAACATCAACATCGTAACCCATAAGCGGAGCTGCCTGGAGTATGTCAAGCGCTTTTCCCTGTGGTAGTCCCTCAACAATGTCAACCATGACAACATCTGCGATGTTAAGTTCTGCAAGTCTCTGGACTGTGGTGGCACCTACATTGCCTGAACCGATAACTGCAACTTTGTTCATGTAAATCTCCTGATGGGCTTGAATTTATGTATATATATGTATGGTATATACAGTATAATTACTTCGTCAAATGTGGGGATTGAATTCAATATGTATATATCGGAGCTTATTTTATTTAGCACTTGCAGCTAGCAATCATAGTTATCAATACCTTCTGTTATAACTGAAAAAGGGAATACATCATGCTTACAAGTACTTACATTCACATGCCGCGGATCGGTGCAACCGTGGAAAAAAAGATATGGTCCAACGGGATCAGAACCTGGGAAGAATTCATGGATAATCATGATTGTCTTTTGATACCGTCTTCCAAAAAAGACATGATAATAACAGGAATCCGGGATTCTGTAGAACATCTTGAGGCCCGGGATTTCGAGTTCTTTGCAAGATCACTGCCTTCATCCGAACAATGGAGAGCTTTCAGGGAATTCTCTGGCAAAGTGGCTTATGTAGATATAGAAACCACTGGCCTTTCTCCCGGAAGTTCGTCAATCACAGTTGTCGGGATATATGACGGAAAAGAAGCCAGGACATTTGTAAAAGGCATTGATCTTGACGATATTGTGGACGTATTCCCTAAATATGAGTTTCTCGTAACCTTCAACGGTGCAAGATTCGATCTACCTTTCATTAAGCGTGAGTTCCCTGAGATTAAGTTCAACCAGCTACATGCTGACCTGATGTATCCGCTGCGCCGTATAAAACTAACAGGCGGCCTGAAAAAGATTGAATGCGACCTGGGTATTTCAAGGGCAGAGGAAACCGTAGGTATCAGTGGGTTTGATGCTGTGCGTCTCTGGCACCAGTACGAGCGTGGCGATGAAGAAGCCCTTGACCTTCTCCTGAAATACAACCGTGAGGATATCATTAACCTCAAAACCATCATTGATATGACACTTTCACGCTTTATAGAAAACAAGTTCTCTGAATAAGTTTCACATGAAGTTCGACCTGAAGACACTTCCTGCACTTCCCGGTGTGTATCTTATGAAAGATGCTTCCGGGGATGTGATCTATGTGGGTAAGGCCAAATCCCTGGATAAAAGGGTGCGTCAGTACTTTCAGTCAAAGAGAAATCTCTCTCCTAAAACTGTCACTCTTGTAACACACATAGATGACATAGAGTACATTGTAACTGATTCTGAAATAGATGCCCTTGTACTTGAAGCAAATCTCATCAAAAAGTACAAGCCGCGTTACAATGTCCGCCTGAAGGATGACAAACGCTATCCTTATGTCAAGGTCACTATAAATTCGGAATTTCCTCGTATATTCCTGACCAGAAGGCGACTTATGGATGGAGCAATCTACTTTGGTCCATACACTAATGCAAAAGCCATCCGAACTACTCTTGACATAATTTCCCGAATCTTCATGCTCAGGCAATGCAAAAAGAAAATAGAGCCCGGAAAAACACGGCCATGTCTTAACTACCATATTAAACGATGTATGGCTCCATGTAAAGAAGGTCTTGATAAGGAGGAATATCGTGGTAGGGTCATGGAAGCTGTCAGGCTTCTGAAAGGTGAGACTTCAGGTCTTTTAAAGGAACTGGACAAAAAGATGCGTTCCTTTGCAGAACAGCAGGACTATGAATCTGCCGCAATTATCAGGGACCAGATAGAATCTGTTAAATCCATCTCCGAGCAGCAGATAGCAACATCAGGGATGGATGACCGTGATGTTATTGCAGCAGTTGCAGGTGAGAATGCCATCTACATTCAGGTATTCTATGTTCGTCAGGGAAGCATGGTTGGAAAAGCTGATTTTACTCTTCTGGGTGCCAATACTTCTGAAAGTATTGAGGAATCCATGGCTCAGTTTGTCAAGCAATATTATCAGGATTCGCCGATCCCGCCTGAGATCCTTGTGCAGTATGAGCTTCCCGATATTGAACTCATAGTAAAATGGCTCTGCCAGCGTTCCGGAAGGGATGTGCGTGTTAATGTTCCACAGCGGGGGGACAAGAAAAAACTGGTGGAAATGGCTGCAAGGAATGCTGAGATGTCAAAAAGGATGGCCGGTTTGAAATCAACACCATCAGAATCTGCTATAGAAGCGCTGGAATCATTGAAGGATGTTCTTTCTTTGGAAACGCTTCCTCTACATATAGAAGGATTTGATATTTCCAATATTTCCGGAACAAATCCTGTAGGTTCAATGGTTTATTTTGAAAACGGAAGACCTGCAAACAGCAAATACAGACAGCATAATATCAAGACTGTAAAGGGAATTGATGATTTTGCCATGATGGCTGAAGTGGTTCACAGAAGATATTCACGGTTACTGAAGAATAAAGAACCTCTGCCGGATTTGATTCTCATAGATGGAGGTCCGGGGCAGGTTGGTGCTGCAAAATCCTCTCTTGATGCTCTGGGACTTGAAATTCCTATGATTGGTTTAGCCAAGAGGTTTGAACATATAATCACCACAAAGAAAGGACCGGATGAGGTTATAATTCTCCCTCACAGTTCACCTGCATTAAAAATGCTGATGCATATTCGCGATGAAGCCCACAGGTTTGCGGTGAGTTCCCATCGCCGCAGACGTTCTGCAAGCCTGACTCATTCAGAGCTGGATTCTATTCCAGGTGTTGGTTCTTCACGAAAGAAAATTCTGCTTGAGAATTTCGATTCAATAGACAGGATAAAAATGTCATCCGTAGATGAACTTTCGTCTCTTGATGGGATAAGCAAAAATCTTGCCCGGAAGATACTGGATCATCTAAACAAATAATTAAATCTAATTGAATTATTTGCGGCAAAAATAAATACTGTGGGTTCCAATATTGGTTTGGAATAATTTTGGTAAACAGTATAGTGTGATTAAATGGGAAATGAATTGGAGTTTTACGGGAAAACATATAGTCCTGATATCAGGATGTTGCATGATATGGATGAGGTAGTACACGATCAGCCGTGGCTGCGTTCACAGGACAATATTGAACTTTATTACATGTATCGTGATCTCTCGGCAGATGAAAAAGACCACAAAAGAATAGTCGATAATAGGCT
It encodes:
- the comE gene encoding sulfopyruvate decarboxylase subunit beta, encoding MKRIDAINEIAAKVKESSALLIGNIGIPCKEIHHVCDVPTNFYMLGSMGLASSIGLGLALARPDKKVVAIDGDGSILMNMGTLATIATQSPENYLLVIVDNGAYGSTGNQPTATSIVTDLAAVARGAGNKDVFEVSTPEELRDVLKSTDKGIIVAKAEPGNTDAPVIEMTPEGIIKRFMEKSVL
- a CDS encoding ABC transporter ATP-binding protein → MSEIMNLTILGGVNKEGVDEPIRSVEISRGEIVGIVGPTGSGKSTLIDDIEQLAQGDTPTGRTILVNGEKPAANIRVDPRKKLVAQLSQNMHFLADMTVEEFLQMHARSRGKDESLVSRVIELANTLTGEPIAPHHHLTALSGGQSRSLMTADIAVISDSPVVLIDEVENAGIKKQEALQLLAGEGKIVVVVTHDPVLALMSSRRIVIRNGGMVDIITTSQEEQDVCCKISEVDNWLMSLRETIRRGDIVEQVA
- a CDS encoding GTP-binding protein, yielding MKLVVLAGTPGSGKTSVLLHTIKALMRNEKRPAVVKVDCLWTDDDQRFKRLDIPVHVGLARDMCPDHFTIYNTEEMLRWAEAEGADVLLSETAGLCLRCAPYPDECLAVCVIDVTTGPNTPLKVGPLLTTADIVVMTKGDLVSQAEREVFRERVLEVNPGCNIVEANGLTGKGAFELAELIRSGPDAVDNMLLRYNPPLAICSLCTGETRVARKHHMGVLRNLDGFMEYKGE
- the comD gene encoding sulfopyruvate decarboxylase subunit alpha; the protein is MTGLPKVLTPSEAVFKGIKDAGIDFIVSVPCANLKELIPMVDKAPEILHLPVTREEEGVGICAGAYMGGKKPAMLMQNSGLGNSINALASLNQLYDIPLLMIMSHRGVEGEPIVAQVPMGELTPKLLDTMEIPYFMPESGVDPADLIAKAWNTAVEMKKPVAVLLPIPFWRKQA
- a CDS encoding methanogenesis marker 16 metalloprotein, with product MERSVADIREKLEKKEAVVMTAQEISELVDKGEDVRSMDVDVVTTATRAIMSGTYAVLSFPINSPICFKKASKVFLNGVPAHVGPCPNESLGILDVIVFGTAHSILIHNYGAGHLFRELAEGKEIDVDVVTTEDEAIESKIKLEDMPYAKLYATRHTFKNYAAFVNSSDKPVNTIFHATQFSPDMHSATLSGCGEINPVQNDPKMDTIGIGTRVLMNGAEGFVIGEGTRSSPGKPNLTGVADMHKMDAALMGGFKTSAGPECIASWAVAIPVTSQSVLDAILQTDSDIPMVVNDVDKRVMIGSSTYADAWKSTDRAINFNPDACLDCEVCKPIRDCPMEAIQRKDDRILLNRYKCFNCGFCSTVCPGGVFTAELGTLHFEIEGKHQDVPIVLRQSDRKRAEEMAEKLKEKILSGEFKLNEMVERIYP
- a CDS encoding (Fe-S)-binding protein, whose translation is MSEIEKLLPGYNCGSCGFRQCRDFASELSEKKNAEDLHKCPFLARDNFKDNVDKILVLLGKDVPMAEMIVGIIDGHEADFTLAPLRDECSCREDIHPFDGSIEIEVGDILRYRPLGCPVTHFAKVIDKIPGIYTVHMVGPLHRLGNDDFKFKDVGLCMILAFDGKVAKGMIPKVGQTVRFIPEYCMMQKVHSGMVVGVEGKNVRIEAIDLKVW
- a CDS encoding tRNA(His) guanylyltransferase Thg1 family protein codes for the protein MKRREIYSDLRCIPPVVVRIDGRNFKNALSRMGFEKPYDERFTSAIVEAIEAFFKKSGLSPVFAYTFSDEISFFFRDEAFDGRIEKMDSIIPSYISSAFSMALNPEEPVSFDSRIIPVHEEDVREYLIWRQDEAWRNCINSYAYYTLISEGMQEHEAAKMLKNKGASDMHELLFERGINISKVPTWQRRGIMVMKKENEIEGFNPQLNVKTTSIRSKVFTDYDIPLFSSEEGEAFLEKLLAKNADE
- a CDS encoding PRC-barrel domain-containing protein — its product is MRADITSLFGLNIYTETGTYVGKVADLVLDVDERKVRGIAVSDINRDIFDVTSRGVIIPYRWVITAGDIVLVRNVVNKFRKANKVVEED
- a CDS encoding tyrosine--tRNA ligase, yielding MDKLELIKRNVQEIVTEDELKQLLETKEHPTAYVGYEPSGKIHMGHVLTVNKLLDLQKAGFKITVLLADVHAYLNKKGTLEEVREIADYNKRCFIALGLDEENTRFVYGSDYQLGQEYILNVLKLTRSTTLNRATRSMDEVGRKMDDPAVSQMVYPIMQAVDIAMLGVDVAVGGIDQRKIHMLGREGLPGLGFKAPLCIHTPILLGLDGEKMSSSNNNFISVDDTEADLTKKMKKAFCPIGQVEDNPVMELFKYHICPRYEKVVFERPEKFGGNLVCKGYEELERVFASEELHPMDLKNGATKYMNMILEVVRSVI